The Erwinia billingiae Eb661 nucleotide sequence CGTCTGCTTTATCGCCTCGTTCAGCATTGGTGCGTCGCACTTCTGGCTCTCCTGGGCACTGCTGGTGATTGCCGGCGGCGCAATGTACACGCCGTACGGTCCGTTTTTTGCCGCCATCCCTGAAATGATCCCGCGCAACGTGGTCGCTGGCGCCATGTCCTTTGTGGTGTGCTTTGGTGCGCTGGGTTCCTTCGTCGGCGCGTGGATTGTCGGTTATCTGAATGGCGTCACCGGCAGCCCGGATGCGTCTTATGTCTTTATGGGCGGATCGCTGGTGTTTGCAGTGCTGCTGACCGCTCTGACCCGGTTCAGCAGTCAGACGCCGGTCGTGGCGAAAACCACGTCAGCTTACTGACCACAGGGAGGTAAAAATGATCATGAAACCGACCCGTTCACGCCTGAGCATTTTGATGATGCTGTTTGTGGTGACCGCGATAAATTATATGGACCGCGCCAATCTCTCGGTGGCCGGTTCCCATATTCAGGGACAATTTGAGCTGTCCCCGACGCAGCTCGGACTGCTGTTCTCGATGTTTACCTGGTTTTATGCCATGAGCCAGATCCCGGTGGGCTATATTCTCGACCGGGTAGGCTCCCGGATCCTGTATGGCAGCGCTATCGTGCTGTGGAGCGTCTTCACCTTTGTGATGGGCTTTGCGTCTCACCATATCTTCGCCACCGCGACCGCATCCTTTGCGATGCTGCTGGTCTGCAGGGCGTTAATTGGCGTGGCGGAAGCACCCTCGTTCCCGTCCAATACTAAGATCATTGCCAGCTGGTTCCCGGACCATGAACGGGCGCGCGCCACGGCGTTTTACTCCAGCGCGCAGTACATTGGCCTGGCCTTATTGACGCCGTTACTGTCGTTTATCGTGGCCGAATACGGCTGGGAAGCCTCGTTCTATCTGTCGGGCGGCGTGGGAATTATTTTTGGCATCTACTGGCTGATTGCCTACCGCGATCCGCAGGACAGTAAAAAGGTCAACGACGCCGAGCTGGCCTACATACGTGACGGTGGCGGTTACGGCTCGGCCAATCAGCAAGGGGGAAATGGCAAAGTAAACTGGGCCAGCGTGAAGCACATTCTGCGTCAGCGCACCGTCTGGGGACTGTTTATTGCCCAGTTTGCGGCCTCCTCCACACTCTATTTCTTCCTGACGTGGTTTATTGTCTATCTGGAGAAAGGGCTGGGCTTATCGATTGCCAAAGCTGGGATCGGCGCGATGTTCCCTTACCTGATGGCGATGGCTGGGGTGCTGTGCGGTGGAACCCTGAGCGATATGCTGCTGAAAAAAGGCCACAGCCGCACCTATGCCCGCAAGCTGCCGGTGATGGCCGGTTTGCTGGTGACGACGTCGATCGCGCTGGTGAATTTCTTCCAGCACAGCCCGACCATCGCCATCGCCATCCTGTCAGTGGCCTTCTTCGCCAATGCGTTTTCCAATCTGGGTTGGGTGGTATGCAGTGATGTGATCCCCCGCCATCTGATTGGCACCATCGGTGGATTTCTCAACATTTTCGGTAACCTTTCCGGGATTATCAGCCCGATCGTGATTGGCGTGATCCTGCAACGCACGCAAAACTTCCAGTATGCCATGTGGTATATCGCCGCCGTGGCGCTGATCGGTTTTCTCGCCTACTTATTACTGGTGGGTAAAATTGAGGTGATTTCGCTGCCGGACGATCGGGGGCAAGAAAAAGAGCCGCAGAAACCGTTCAAAAACCCGTCCAAAGCCTGAGGATTTGTTATGAAGCAGAAAGAGATAGTTGCCAGCGTGGTCAGTGCCGCGCATGACGTCAGCAACCAGTCGCGCACCATTGAGTGTGCGGATGACCAGGTGCTGGTACAGGTTGAACGTGGCGGGATTTGTGGCTCGGACATTCACTATTTCCAGCATGGTCGTGCGGGGATGTCAGTGCTGAAAGAGCCAATGACGCTGGGCCACGAATTTGTCGGTCGCATTGCGGACGCACCGGCAGACAGCGGGCTGAAGGTCGGTCAGCGCGTGGCGGTAAACCCTTCCCAACCCTGTAACGCCTGTGAATTCTGCCTGTCGGGTAAGCAGAACCTGTGCCGCACCATGAAATTTATGGGCAGCGCACAGTTCTTCCCACACGTTCAGGGCGGCTTTGCCAGCTTTGTCGCGGTCAGCCCGGCGCAATGTGTACCCTATTCCGATAAGGCCGATGCAAAGGTGATCGCCTTTGCCGAACCGTTGGCCGTGGCAATTCATGCGGTACATCAGGCGGGTGACCTGGTCGGCAAAACAGTGCTGGTGACTGGTTCCGGACCGATTGGCTGTCTGGTGATTGCGGCGGCCTTTGCGGCAGGCGCTTCAGAGATTATCGCCACCGATATGAGCGATCGTTGCCGTGCGCTGGCGTTGGAAATGGGCGCCTCGAAAGCGGCCGATCCCACCGATGGCGAGGTCACCGGTAAATGGCAGGAAAACAGCGGCTATTTTGACGTCTGCTTTGAGGCGTCTGGCGCGCCGGCGGCCATTGCCTCCACCGTAGGCTTTACCCGTCCAAAAGGTCGGATTGTTCAGCTCGGCATGGGTGCCGCGACGGTTGACTTCCCGCTGGGGTTGATGCTGGTGAAAGAGATTGAGCTGGTCGGTTCATTCCGCTTTATCAATGAGTTCGACATTGCCGTGCGCTGGCTGGAGAGTGGTCGAATTAATCCTCTGCCGCTGCTTTCAGCGGTGTTCCCGCAGCAGGACGTGGTGAAAGCGCTGGAGATGGCCAGCGATAAAAGCCAGGCCGCCAAAGTCCAGCTGACCTTTAGTTAATGCTGACTGCCCGGGATCGCCATCCCGGGCACTCTCTGCAGGCATGAAATACGCGTTCTCACAGAATTCTAACTATGTTTGAAATTCTCGATATATCATTTTATTTTAAAAGTAAAATATTTGGCATGTCGCAGTGATTATTTTTAAGCATGAAATTAGCATAAACTGCACCAATAGCACCGGTCATTAAGGACTTCTCTTCGCTAAGGTTATTCAAGTCCAGGTCAACAGGGAACCGAGACGAGAAATCTTCTCGTTGTATTATAGTATTTCCATAAATCCCATGACATAAGGATTTAGCACTATTAACACCTCGGGTGTCGGCAGTTTTAAAATAATGACTAATATCAGATTCTAAAATATCCATAATTTCACCTGAAATATTCAGGCCTTCTGCTCTTATTGCCTGGCGGGACATGTATATTCCTGGGGCCCCATTACACCAAGCATTGAAGTCAGTATCATTATCATGAAACTCAACCCCTTTCCAACCCGATTTTATTTTGAAGCATTTTTCATAATTAAGAGACTTAAGAATTAACGTGTTTATGTCCTTGCGATTCAACATGTTATTTGCAAGTACAAGCGAATAAGCAATGCCTGAATTACCATGCGAGAAACCCGTCCATTTCTTCCCCCATGTAATGCATTCATCATCAATTTTTTTTGAACTACTTAATATTTGCCCTGCTAAATATGATATAATGGAAAGCAATTTGTTATTAGGGAATTTAGAATATACTCTACAACATAATATTAGGATCCCAGAAGCACCACTAATAACATCAAACTTTTTATTCCTATTAAACAATGAAATGACATTTTCTAATCTTTTCATAAAGCGTTCAACGTGTTCCGTGCCAAAGTTTTTTACAAACAGATAGTCAATGTATAAAAGCCCTCCATTGGACTCGAAGATACCATAAGTATCGCCTTCCCTTTGCGCATCCGCTTTCTCATAAAGATTGAATAAAGCATTTTCTTTCAAAAGCGTTGGGGATTCTATAAAATCACACAACTGAATTATCATTGGGCCAGCAAGGCCGTCATAAAGATCATCATTCCTTTTAAGGATCGTTGTTGCGCCAAAGTAGTCTTTTTTAACACCCAGCCATACATCATTGCCGTTATGTTTGACTGCACTCCCCTTAAGGAAGTTGATGTATTCCTGATTATCGTTACTATTTGTATTCAGAGGCTTTACTGATGGTAGCAGTGACCATAAGGACATATTCAAAAGATGCCGCTGATACAACATTGCATGAGTGGAGGCTTCATTATTAAGATGTTTTTCATTAAGTTCTTTGAAGGTATATAGTTTTTTGAAAAATTCCGAATTTTCATCAAGTTCAATTTTCGTTTTGTCCCCAAGGAAAAACTCGCCATTAAGTATGTCATAATAGAAAATTGGAATTATATTTTGATAAATAGACTGAAACTCATATTTAATTATCTCTATGGGCTTTGTTTTATCATACACTGCACATGCTATAAAGAGCGATCTAAGTTTAGGGAAAAGCGTGTATCTGGGATGACTTGAAAAATTAATCACATCACCGTAGTATTTGCTCGATCTCAAAAGGAGACGTCCAGGTAACTCTTTTTTATTGATTAGAATGCTTATAATTTTTATGTTTTTACTAAAAGCATTCATCATGCACTCAAATCCTTTGGCAACGGATTTTCTTAACTCACAATTTGATATGTCAGACCGATATCTTACAGGCCTGTTATGGAAGTTGGGGATCTTAACAGTTTGCTTGCCCTTGATGATTTCATTATCTTCATCAATGTACAAAACCTGTTTTTCAACCTCACCATTGAGATCTCTTTCACCGATGCCGCAAGTGAAGCGATCAACTGTACTTCCAGAAAGGCCTGGAAGAATGCAGGTAGTAAGGACTGAATTTGAGAAATCACTGGTCTTTATTACGCCAGAAAAAATACACTCTAAATCTACAAAGAAGGGAATATCATTTGAACATATAATGTTTTCGAAATGAAAGTCACCTGCATTAAGCATATGGAATAGCCCTACGGCTGCACCAATGTTTTCATAAAAACGTGAAATTTCTTCAGATGACAAACTGTCTTTAAAGGTTATCTTTTCATGCCAACTATGTGTAACCCTATCAATGCATTTAGGAATGCCAATTTTCAAATATCCTAAATCATGCTTTAATAAATCCAAAAGCTCACAAACAATGAGTTCATTTTTTGCAGTCCGTGGTTTATAAATAATCTCAAGTGAGTTAGTAAACACTATCTTTGAGACGCATTGGCCAAAAGAATGGTAATCACCCATTGAAATGTCGATTTTTGATACTCTGTAATCTGCCATATCAAAATTTCTGGCAACGATTTCTTTATCAGAAGCAAGGTTATGCAAAACATCGGTAAAAGAATACATCATATGCCCAGCATAAGATGTGACTTTATCAAGCAGTGAAGGATAGGTAGTAAATAACTTATCCCAGCTATCCATCTTATTTTTAGTTGATGCGTTCATTTTAGAGATGAAAAGGCACAACTGCCGAATATCCTCAGGCAATTTAATTTTAATCTGATTATAAAAATCATTTTCTAACGCATCTAAATTATGGCAAACATCCCTAAATTGATAAAGAAAAGATTTTACCTCATCGGCTATTGCGTTTGTTAAAGTATCTTTAAAAACACACAAGAAATCATTAGCATTATTTAGAGAAAGATCATAATGATAAAATCGATCGCGAATTCTTTCTCTATTGGCTTTAACAAATAAAGTCTCAGGGTGAATAGTCTCTTCGCATTCAAATACCCCCCCTACTACCTCACTATAAATATCTTTGGCTTCAGGATATTTTTTGAGGATGGCTTCTAATGTTTTCGTATATGCATTCATATTTTCAGGCGCCATTTTATAAAAATGGGGTTGGATTAATCAACCCCATTTAATTTCAACAATTAATAAAGCGTTGAAGTAATGATGCTACAACAACCCAGTTCGGTACACATGAAGTTTTCCTGATGATGCTTGACTGACTCTAATGAGTCTTCTACATTACCGAATTCTTCAAGATTGCACTCTAAAATCTCATTGGTCTCTGCGTTAATTTGTTCCATAATAATCTCCAGTAGTGGTTGGTTTTTAAAAAACGTGGTTATTTAAAGGCTTCTATTAACCTCATCATGTAAAAAATGAAAGTAATACCTCCTTTATTTTGCATTCAGCTTTTCAGTAAGTTTTTTCTCGATAACCGCATATACATCATCGAAGTTTTTTTCTAAAAGTTCAGACAACCGTTGATCATTCTCATTAACCTTCGGCGCTAACCGGCTGATGATGGTGCACGTTTGAGCCGTTATGAAATAGATAGGGTTCATATTGCTATCCTCTAATTTTATCAATTTGGACTGATGATTAATCAGTAGCGAACTCATTTCTTGTAGAGAATTTAATGTACTCAAATGAAAAAATCCATGGCAAAATCCATTAATGAGAAATTTATGATATTTAAAATCCGAATGATTTTTTTATGAGAGTTTCATGAAAATTTCATGAGAACAATGTACCTAAATCAATAAGTTATCTTCTCCCGCCCTAACCACATCCCTGAGGTGTTTCTTTCGGTCGCCGACTTGGAGATAACTCATTTTGATTTAACGGGTGATGATCTGGCTTATTTCATCCATTATTTTGGTAAAAGATAATTACTCAGATTACGATCGGGCAGGATAAAGGGGGGAGATTAGCCAGTCAGCTATATACGGCGATTCACTCGGAGGATTTGGATGTCGAGAAAAATGGAAGTTAAAGGCTAATTGCCCATAGATTATTGATATCTGCCCGGGATCGCCATCCAGGGCATTTTTATATATGTTGCCTTATTTTTTTAGCGGCAATCCACCACCAGTCTGCCGCGCACCTTTCCGTCCAGCAGCTCAACGGCTCTCTCCGCCACCTCGTCCAGCCTACAAACACCGGCAAGACCGGGCAGTTGTTCTGGTGACAGTAAAGACGCCAGCCTTTGCCAGACGGCTGCGCGACGCTCAGCCGGATAGCGTACGCTGTCGACGCCTTTCA carries:
- the idnD gene encoding L-idonate 5-dehydrogenase, with product MKQKEIVASVVSAAHDVSNQSRTIECADDQVLVQVERGGICGSDIHYFQHGRAGMSVLKEPMTLGHEFVGRIADAPADSGLKVGQRVAVNPSQPCNACEFCLSGKQNLCRTMKFMGSAQFFPHVQGGFASFVAVSPAQCVPYSDKADAKVIAFAEPLAVAIHAVHQAGDLVGKTVLVTGSGPIGCLVIAAAFAAGASEIIATDMSDRCRALALEMGASKAADPTDGEVTGKWQENSGYFDVCFEASGAPAAIASTVGFTRPKGRIVQLGMGAATVDFPLGLMLVKEIELVGSFRFINEFDIAVRWLESGRINPLPLLSAVFPQQDVVKALEMASDKSQAAKVQLTFS
- the lanM gene encoding type 2 lanthipeptide synthetase LanM, which codes for MNAYTKTLEAILKKYPEAKDIYSEVVGGVFECEETIHPETLFVKANRERIRDRFYHYDLSLNNANDFLCVFKDTLTNAIADEVKSFLYQFRDVCHNLDALENDFYNQIKIKLPEDIRQLCLFISKMNASTKNKMDSWDKLFTTYPSLLDKVTSYAGHMMYSFTDVLHNLASDKEIVARNFDMADYRVSKIDISMGDYHSFGQCVSKIVFTNSLEIIYKPRTAKNELIVCELLDLLKHDLGYLKIGIPKCIDRVTHSWHEKITFKDSLSSEEISRFYENIGAAVGLFHMLNAGDFHFENIICSNDIPFFVDLECIFSGVIKTSDFSNSVLTTCILPGLSGSTVDRFTCGIGERDLNGEVEKQVLYIDEDNEIIKGKQTVKIPNFHNRPVRYRSDISNCELRKSVAKGFECMMNAFSKNIKIISILINKKELPGRLLLRSSKYYGDVINFSSHPRYTLFPKLRSLFIACAVYDKTKPIEIIKYEFQSIYQNIIPIFYYDILNGEFFLGDKTKIELDENSEFFKKLYTFKELNEKHLNNEASTHAMLYQRHLLNMSLWSLLPSVKPLNTNSNDNQEYINFLKGSAVKHNGNDVWLGVKKDYFGATTILKRNDDLYDGLAGPMIIQLCDFIESPTLLKENALFNLYEKADAQREGDTYGIFESNGGLLYIDYLFVKNFGTEHVERFMKRLENVISLFNRNKKFDVISGASGILILCCRVYSKFPNNKLLSIISYLAGQILSSSKKIDDECITWGKKWTGFSHGNSGIAYSLVLANNMLNRKDINTLILKSLNYEKCFKIKSGWKGVEFHDNDTDFNAWCNGAPGIYMSRQAIRAEGLNISGEIMDILESDISHYFKTADTRGVNSAKSLCHGIYGNTIIQREDFSSRFPVDLDLNNLSEEKSLMTGAIGAVYANFMLKNNHCDMPNILLLK
- a CDS encoding MFS transporter → MKPTRSRLSILMMLFVVTAINYMDRANLSVAGSHIQGQFELSPTQLGLLFSMFTWFYAMSQIPVGYILDRVGSRILYGSAIVLWSVFTFVMGFASHHIFATATASFAMLLVCRALIGVAEAPSFPSNTKIIASWFPDHERARATAFYSSAQYIGLALLTPLLSFIVAEYGWEASFYLSGGVGIIFGIYWLIAYRDPQDSKKVNDAELAYIRDGGGYGSANQQGGNGKVNWASVKHILRQRTVWGLFIAQFAASSTLYFFLTWFIVYLEKGLGLSIAKAGIGAMFPYLMAMAGVLCGGTLSDMLLKKGHSRTYARKLPVMAGLLVTTSIALVNFFQHSPTIAIAILSVAFFANAFSNLGWVVCSDVIPRHLIGTIGGFLNIFGNLSGIISPIVIGVILQRTQNFQYAMWYIAAVALIGFLAYLLLVGKIEVISLPDDRGQEKEPQKPFKNPSKA